Proteins encoded by one window of Lycium barbarum isolate Lr01 chromosome 11, ASM1917538v2, whole genome shotgun sequence:
- the LOC132619930 gene encoding uncharacterized protein LOC132619930: MEKAWKAEQEKQEERLEQKMTAMLDRTMKIAHIGTGLSYDDLCMHPKLDLPEGFKVPRFVLFNGVGNPKAHLRAYCEQMVGVRDNQMLIMRLFSRRLTREASKQFMAQDIRHWITWEDMAAAFMERFRFNMENVPNRYYLEKVKPKSTENFREYASRWRTEAAQVQPPMSEEELVSIFIHSQETNFYDRMLSTGGRPFSELVKIGEAIEDGLKIGRIISMTGKSTGSSSTGLYGRRRKTWQAYPTLLVQNPKEGRNS; this comes from the coding sequence ATGGAAAAAGCATGGAAGGCCGAGCAGGAAAAACAAGAAGAGAGGCTCGAGCAGAAGATGACCGCAATGCTCGACCGAACCATGAAAATCGCTCACATAGGCACGGGCCTAAGTTATGATGACTTGTGTATGCATCCAAAATTAGATTTACCCGAAGGCTTCAAGGTGCCGCGTTTTGTGTTATTTAATGGGGTGGGTAATCCGAAAGCGCATCTACGGGCCTACTGTGAACAAATGGTTGGCGTCCGAGACAACCAAATGCTCATCATGAGGCTGTTCAGCCGAAGATTGACCAGGGAAGCCTCAAAACAGTTCATGGCGCAAGACATACGCCATTGGATtacatgggaagacatggctgctgctttcatggaaagatttcgCTTTAACATGGAAAACGTACCAAACAGATATTATTTGGAAAAAGTCAAACCGAAATCCACCGAGAACTTTCGCGAGTATGCAAGTAGGTGGAGAACAGAAGCTGCCCAGGTACAACCGCCAATGAGCGAGGAAGAATTAGTGTCGATCTTCATCCATTCACAAGAAACGAATTTCTATGATAGGATGCTTTCAACGGGCGGAAGACCATTCTCCGAACTAGTTAAAATAGGAgaagccatagaagatggtctcaaaataGGCCGAATCATAAGTATGACTGGAAAGTCCACTGGGTCAAGCTCAACTGGTTTAtatggaagaagaagaaagacgtggcaagcatatcctACACTCCTAGTGCAAAACCCAAAAGAAGGGAGGAATTCCTGA